A DNA window from Candidatus Brocadia sp. contains the following coding sequences:
- a CDS encoding response regulator, with the protein MKKILVVDDAKVIRMIIRQVLTRHGFEIAGEAGNGREALEKYKELRPDAVTMDIVMPEVDGIQGLKEIIAFDKQAKVVMISAIDQQDALMESIRHGAADYVVKPFEDDRMVASLRNIFGENNNVSVGSRQ; encoded by the coding sequence ATGAAAAAGATATTAGTAGTAGATGATGCAAAAGTCATAAGAATGATAATCAGGCAAGTTTTGACGCGCCATGGATTTGAGATTGCAGGAGAGGCCGGTAATGGCAGGGAGGCATTAGAAAAGTACAAGGAATTGAGACCCGATGCGGTAACCATGGATATTGTAATGCCAGAAGTTGATGGAATTCAAGGGCTCAAAGAGATTATTGCCTTTGATAAACAGGCAAAGGTCGTCATGATTTCCGCCATTGACCAGCAAGACGCATTAATGGAATCCATCCGGCATGGGGCAGCCGATTACGTGGTCAAACCATTTGAAGATGACCGTATGGTAGCATCACTTCGGAATATATTTGGTGAAAACAATAATGTTTCGGTAGGCAGTAGGCAGTAG